One window of the Stigmatella aurantiaca genome contains the following:
- the dnaJ gene encoding molecular chaperone DnaJ encodes MPSVSGQKRDYYEVLGVQKGVNPQELKSAFRKVALQYHPDRNPGNNEAEEKFKEASEAYEVLSDPERRARYDRFGHAGGGAEGFGGGFQNVNINDIFGDIFGEIFGGARGGRGRGGTGRGADLRYNLEISFEEAAFGCRPKVPIPRPKKCETCTGSGSKSGAAPKPCGTCGGSGEVRFTQGFFAVSRTCADCNGTGAFIPDPCPKCKGAGKVPSEEVLEVAIPAGVDNGTRVRLSGMGEPGDRGGPAGDLYVTVIVREHPLFQREDYEVFCEVPISFTQAALGAKIDVPTLDGKVKMTVPAGTQSGKVFRLRGKGIPHLHSQQRGDQHVRVILETPTELSARQRELLEKFAEEAGEETHPHSKSFFAKVKELFG; translated from the coding sequence ATGCCATCGGTGTCGGGACAGAAGCGCGATTATTACGAGGTACTCGGCGTCCAGAAGGGCGTGAATCCTCAGGAGCTGAAGAGCGCCTTTCGCAAGGTGGCGCTCCAGTACCACCCGGACCGAAATCCGGGGAACAACGAGGCCGAAGAGAAGTTCAAGGAGGCCTCCGAGGCGTACGAGGTGCTGAGCGACCCGGAGCGACGGGCGCGCTACGACCGCTTCGGCCACGCGGGCGGGGGCGCCGAGGGCTTCGGCGGCGGCTTCCAGAACGTCAACATCAACGACATCTTCGGGGACATCTTCGGCGAAATCTTCGGCGGGGCCCGGGGCGGCCGCGGCCGGGGCGGCACCGGGCGCGGGGCGGACCTGCGCTACAACCTGGAGATCTCCTTCGAGGAGGCGGCCTTCGGCTGCCGTCCCAAGGTTCCGATTCCGCGCCCCAAGAAGTGTGAGACGTGCACCGGCTCGGGCAGCAAGAGCGGCGCGGCGCCCAAGCCGTGCGGCACGTGCGGCGGCTCCGGCGAGGTGCGCTTCACGCAGGGCTTCTTCGCGGTGTCGCGCACGTGCGCGGACTGCAACGGCACGGGCGCGTTCATCCCGGACCCCTGCCCCAAGTGCAAGGGCGCGGGCAAGGTTCCCTCCGAGGAGGTGCTCGAGGTGGCCATCCCCGCCGGCGTGGACAACGGCACGCGGGTGCGGCTGTCGGGCATGGGCGAGCCGGGAGACCGGGGCGGCCCCGCCGGAGACCTGTACGTGACGGTCATCGTGCGCGAGCACCCGCTGTTCCAGCGCGAGGACTACGAGGTGTTCTGCGAGGTGCCCATCTCCTTCACGCAGGCGGCGCTGGGGGCGAAGATCGACGTGCCCACGCTGGACGGGAAGGTGAAGATGACGGTGCCGGCCGGCACGCAGTCCGGCAAGGTGTTCCGGCTGCGCGGCAAGGGCATCCCCCACCTGCACAGCCAGCAGCGCGGCGATCAGCACGTGCGCGTGATTCTGGAGACGCCCACGGAGCTGTCGGCCCGCCAGCGCGAGCTGCTGGAGAAGTTCGCCGAGGAGGCCGGGGAGGAGACGCACCCGCACTCCAAGAGCTTCTTCGCCAAGGTGAAGGAGCTGTTCGGCTAG
- a CDS encoding ABC transporter ATP-binding protein — MAPRPSPHVYRRLLGYLRPYRGLLLAGLCASVMAAAATSAYAWLVGPLLRAVLTGDPISLAGVSLPPDQMLRRLPLLVVAVAAIKATTQFLQGGWMQRLGQRVMADLRGFFYARLLAQPPAFFERRHSGELLSRFTADVPLVEFSVTQALSSYAKDGMQIVALLVTCALIDPKLFLLTFVVMPATVVPVARFARSLKKVALRSQTSLGALTSLTAEQLQNLPVVQAYGGVPRALARFDEESGRYYGEMRRSLFLRGAFSPTVEMLGIAGVALVVMWGARAVAAEPALAGRLLSFVAASLLLYQPVKSLSGTLSQVLTGLVAAERLFAIADEPAPPDEGREAQPLKGALVLEGVRATYLDGREGLRGVDLTVPVGARVALVGASGAGKTTLFSVLLGFLPTSGGTVRWDGEPLNALKPSSVRSQMAWVPQEPVLFSGTVRHNLLLGRPGASDAELWEALTLAHAKDFVNALPAGLDEPVGERGSRLSGGQRQRLVLARAFLRRPSLLLLDEPTSALDAASEAAVGEGLAALMKGRTVLVIAHRLSTVRDADLIAVMEAGQVVEAGTHEQLLARQGRYARLLGEGAVAA, encoded by the coding sequence GTGGCCCCCCGTCCTTCGCCTCACGTCTACCGCCGGCTGTTGGGTTACTTGCGCCCCTATCGCGGGCTGCTCCTGGCGGGCCTGTGCGCCTCGGTGATGGCCGCGGCGGCCACCTCCGCCTACGCGTGGCTGGTGGGGCCGCTCCTGCGCGCGGTGCTCACCGGCGATCCGATCTCGCTGGCGGGGGTGAGCCTGCCCCCGGACCAGATGCTGCGCCGGTTGCCCCTGCTGGTGGTGGCGGTGGCGGCGATCAAAGCCACCACGCAGTTTCTTCAGGGCGGGTGGATGCAGCGGCTCGGCCAGCGGGTGATGGCGGACCTGCGCGGCTTCTTCTACGCCCGGCTGCTTGCCCAGCCGCCGGCCTTCTTCGAGCGCCGGCACTCGGGGGAGCTGCTCTCGCGCTTCACCGCGGACGTGCCGCTGGTGGAGTTCTCGGTGACGCAGGCGCTGTCCTCGTACGCCAAGGACGGGATGCAGATTGTGGCGCTGCTCGTCACGTGCGCCCTCATCGACCCGAAGCTGTTCCTGCTCACCTTCGTGGTGATGCCCGCCACGGTGGTGCCCGTGGCCCGCTTCGCGCGCTCGCTGAAGAAGGTGGCGCTGCGCTCCCAGACGAGCCTGGGCGCGCTCACCTCGCTCACCGCCGAGCAGCTGCAGAACCTGCCCGTGGTGCAGGCCTACGGCGGAGTGCCCCGGGCCCTGGCGCGCTTCGACGAGGAGTCCGGGCGCTACTACGGGGAGATGCGCCGCTCGCTCTTCCTGCGCGGCGCCTTCAGCCCCACGGTGGAGATGCTGGGCATCGCCGGGGTGGCGCTGGTGGTGATGTGGGGGGCGCGCGCGGTGGCCGCCGAGCCCGCGCTGGCCGGGCGGCTGCTGTCCTTCGTCGCCGCCTCGCTCCTGCTCTACCAGCCGGTGAAGTCCCTGAGCGGCACCCTCTCGCAGGTGCTCACGGGGCTGGTGGCCGCCGAGCGCCTCTTCGCCATCGCGGACGAGCCCGCGCCCCCGGACGAGGGCCGCGAGGCGCAGCCCCTGAAGGGGGCGCTGGTGCTGGAGGGCGTGCGGGCCACCTACCTGGATGGCCGCGAGGGCCTGCGCGGCGTGGACCTCACCGTGCCGGTGGGCGCGCGCGTGGCGCTGGTGGGCGCCTCCGGGGCGGGCAAGACGACGCTCTTCTCGGTGCTGCTCGGCTTCCTGCCCACGAGCGGGGGCACGGTGCGCTGGGATGGGGAGCCCCTGAATGCGCTGAAGCCCTCCAGCGTGCGCTCGCAGATGGCGTGGGTGCCGCAGGAGCCCGTGCTCTTCTCGGGCACCGTGCGCCACAACCTGCTGCTGGGCCGCCCGGGCGCGAGCGACGCGGAGCTGTGGGAGGCGCTCACGCTGGCGCACGCGAAGGACTTCGTGAACGCACTGCCCGCGGGCCTCGACGAGCCGGTGGGCGAGCGCGGCTCCCGGCTGTCCGGAGGCCAGCGCCAGCGCCTGGTGCTCGCCCGGGCCTTCCTGCGCCGCCCGTCCCTGCTGCTCCTGGATGAGCCGACGAGCGCCCTGGACGCGGCGAGCGAGGCGGCGGTGGGCGAGGGGCTCGCGGCGCTGATGAAGGGCCGCACGGTGCTCGTCATCGCGCACCGGCTCTCCACGGTGCGCGACGCGGACCTCATCGCGGTGATGGAGGCGGGCCAGGTGGTGGAGGCCGGCACCCACGAGCAGCTCCTCGCGCGCCAG